A single genomic interval of Mangifera indica cultivar Alphonso chromosome 5, CATAS_Mindica_2.1, whole genome shotgun sequence harbors:
- the LOC123215985 gene encoding uncharacterized protein LOC123215985 isoform X3: MDKSGAPREPKITDSTIARARDHRLVFHIMGLPRYPFHVGTMISIGCFVFKRTTKFYQRLARLNFQKITSQQTCSFLLQHQPHQHTDTQLSTISTTTRVQYCK, encoded by the exons ATGGACAAGTCTGGGGCACCAAGAGAACCCAAGATTACAGATTCAACCATCGCTCGAGCTCGGGACCATAGACTGGTTTTTCATATCATGG GACTACCCAGATATCCTTTTCATGTGGGTACAATGATCAGTATAGGTTG TTTTGTTTTCAAGAGGACGACTAAGTTTTACCAGAGGCTAGCCAg GCTGAATTTCCAGAAAATCACTTCACAGCAGACCTGCAGTTTCCTTCTCCAGCACCAGCCTCACCAACACACAGATACCCAGCTCTCAACAATTTCAACAACAACCAGGGTTCAATATTGTAAATGA
- the LOC123215985 gene encoding uncharacterized protein LOC123215985 isoform X1 translates to MDKSGAPREPKITDSTIARARDHRLVFHIMGCIDFNFLVHNIMCLIKFLIDIFKLTTQISFSCGYNDQYSFVFKRTTKFYQRLARLNFQKITSQQTCSFLLQHQPHQHTDTQLSTISTTTRVQYCK, encoded by the exons ATGGACAAGTCTGGGGCACCAAGAGAACCCAAGATTACAGATTCAACCATCGCTCGAGCTCGGGACCATAGACTGGTTTTTCATATCATGGGTTGTATTGATTTTAACTTCCTTGTCCATAACATtatgtgtttgataaaatttctcATTGATATATTCAAACT GACTACCCAGATATCCTTTTCATGTGGGTACAATGATCAGTATAG TTTTGTTTTCAAGAGGACGACTAAGTTTTACCAGAGGCTAGCCAg GCTGAATTTCCAGAAAATCACTTCACAGCAGACCTGCAGTTTCCTTCTCCAGCACCAGCCTCACCAACACACAGATACCCAGCTCTCAACAATTTCAACAACAACCAGGGTTCAATATTGTAAATGA
- the LOC123215985 gene encoding uncharacterized protein LOC123215985 isoform X2: protein MDKSGAPREPKITDSTIARARDHRLVFHIMGCIDFNFLVHNIMCLIKFLIDIFKLTTQISFSCGYNDQYRLNFQKITSQQTCSFLLQHQPHQHTDTQLSTISTTTRVQYCK from the exons ATGGACAAGTCTGGGGCACCAAGAGAACCCAAGATTACAGATTCAACCATCGCTCGAGCTCGGGACCATAGACTGGTTTTTCATATCATGGGTTGTATTGATTTTAACTTCCTTGTCCATAACATtatgtgtttgataaaatttctcATTGATATATTCAAACT GACTACCCAGATATCCTTTTCATGTGGGTACAATGATCAGTATAG GCTGAATTTCCAGAAAATCACTTCACAGCAGACCTGCAGTTTCCTTCTCCAGCACCAGCCTCACCAACACACAGATACCCAGCTCTCAACAATTTCAACAACAACCAGGGTTCAATATTGTAAATGA